The following are from one region of the Dreissena polymorpha isolate Duluth1 chromosome 2, UMN_Dpol_1.0, whole genome shotgun sequence genome:
- the LOC127867346 gene encoding transient receptor potential cation channel subfamily M member-like 2, with product MGHDCCQTKLNIIWRGKITVDMPWWKILLALFMPIFIFLIKFTTNNGPFKPKTLCCKKHKKKKESHMMEPELEMTMKGPEQDPGMKEQKREPERRKIDSYLKKYPSSKPQLYPVGILRKNQERIIHITDAMYYLYTAPFSVYSFNLLSYVIFIIYFSHFIMVDLNEEASFKAGS from the exons ATGGGGCACGATTGTTGTCAGACGAAACTCAACATCATTTGGAGAGGAAAAATTACAGTTGATATGCCCTGGTGGAAG ATCCTCCTGGCGCTTTTCATGccaattttcatatttttgatCAAGTTCACCACGAATAATGGACCATTTAAACCTAAGACATTGTGCTGCAAGAAACACAAAAAG AAAAAAGAATCGCACATGATGGAGCCGGAACTGGAAATGACTATGAAGGGACCGGAACAGGACCCGGGCATGAAGGAACAGAAACGGGAACCGGAACGGAGAAAAATAGACTCCTATTTAAAGAAGTATCCATCGTCAAAGCCGCAGTTGTATCCTGTTGGTATTCTCCGCAAGAACCAAGAGCGAATTATACACATTACTGATGCCATGTATTATTTGTACACAGCGCCTTTTTCAGTGTACTCTTTTAACTTG CTGTCCTATGTGATTTTCATTATATACTTCTCTCACTTCATCATGGTCGACCTGAATGAGGAAGCTTCCTTTAAGGCTGGGTCCTAA